A single genomic interval of Anopheles marshallii chromosome 2, idAnoMarsDA_429_01, whole genome shotgun sequence harbors:
- the LOC128718769 gene encoding polyadenylate-binding protein-interacting protein 1-like has product MAQPDKYTNLRAPKSTLSPHAAVFVPHIPYNQYLALHNNPLPLPGPQASQLHQRLAMAQVGEQTYDYRQIPVHLAETGNQSSLQNRLSNMQIADTADNGKEFNHHHQQQQQQQQHHHHNQQSMHNAVHQHHQQHRGQQHPGGHHGYHHQHQPYTYEVGYPNNHYVQQGGGGTGMGGDHRKYNNGGQQHQQPYQHHRSRQQHHHHHQQPHQQRHQHQQQQQYGGNHHHDYMDGGGPASYNAVPTYWDSNFQEAPEQISHRQTEVMDYLTEVIAELLDNPGMFDEVQKQLPGKLGELRQDDFVLSSTIEMIFEQSIRESNFRYMGARMCQLLDTLDCGPDISVRRLLQLKMEDQNCELQQFMSKEQVKVRGATLFLAELYMQLRNPQDPFDKIIPEHIISAIEILLSKEGPENIKCVCQCLKLCGYELEQDCREKLESILKKLQSLTAIQSSSEAMIKSVIELRKNSWGRSEEIAPAAVAPGPEYQHEPVFYGPDGKMLTEEESSFLATNIEATGGQNAHSSYDDDDEYGIVDDDQEVQEAYAEFLQHSNAQNRQQRPAVRNRPDA; this is encoded by the exons AAAGCACCCTGTCGCCGCATGCAGCCGTGTTCGTACCGCATATCCCGTACAACCAGTACTTGGCACTTCATAACAATCCGCTCCCGTTACCTGGACCTCAGGCGTCACAATTGCATCAACGGTTAGCGATGGCACAGGTTGGCGAACAGACGTATGACTACAGACAAATACCGGTCcatctcgccgaaaccggtaaCCAATCGTCATTGCAGAATCGGTTAAGCAATATGCAGATTGCGGACACTGCTGATAATGGGAAGGAG ttcaatcatcatcaccagcagcagcagcagcagcagcagcatcatcatcacaaccAGCAGTCCATGCATAATGCGGtccatcagcaccatcagcagcatcgtGGCCAGCAGCATCCTGGTGGCCACCATGGTtatcaccatcagcatcagccgTATACGTATGAGGTCGGATACCCGAACAACCACTACGTACAGCAGGGAGGAGGAGGTACAGGCATGGGTGGTGATCACCGAAAGTACAACAATGGTggccagcagcatcagcaaccaTACCAGCACCATCGCTCccggcagcagcaccatcatcaccatcagcagccGCACCAGCAAcgtcatcagcatcagcagcagcaacagtatgGTGGCAATCATCATCACGACTATATGGATGGTGGAGGGCCTGCCAGTTACAATGCGGTGCCTACCTACTGGGATTCCAATTTTCAGGAAGCCCCCGAACAG ATATCGCACCGACAAACGGAAGTAATGGACTATCTGACGGAGGTGATTGCCGAACTGTTAGACAACCCGGGGATGTTCGACGAGGTCCAGAAGCAGCTGCCGGGCAAGTTGGGTGAATTGCGCCAAGATGATTTTGTGCTGAGCAGCACGATCGAGATGATTTTCGAGCAG TCCATCAGGGAATCCAACTTCCGCTACATGGGTGCGCGTATGTGCCAACTGCTGGACACGTTGGACTGTGGGCCAGACATATCCGTGCGACGACTGTTGCAGCTCAAGATGGAGGACCAGAACTGTGAGCTGCAGCAGTTTATGTCGAAGGAGCAGGTGAAGGTACGCGGCGCCACACTCTTCCTAGCGGAACTGTACATGCAGCTGCGAAATCCGCAG GATCCTTTCGATAAGATTATTCCGGAGCACATCATTAGCGCGATCGAGATTTTGCTAAGCAAGGAAGGACCGGAAAACATCAAATGTGTTTGCCAATGTTTAAAG CTCTGTGGGTACGAACTGGAACAAGACTGCCGTGAAAAGTTGGAATCGATCCTGAAGAAGCTGCAGAGTCTGACAGCGATACAATCCTCGTCGGAAGCGATGATAAAGTCGGTGATCGAACTGCGCAAGAATTCTTGGGGCCGTAGTGAGGAGATCGCTCCCGCAGCCGTAGCGCCCGGTCCCGAGTATCAACACGAACCGGTGTTTTACGGTCCCGATGGCAAAATGTTGACGGAGGAGGAAAGTTCCTTCCTGGCGACTAACATTGAAGCCACCGGCGGGCAAAATGCCCACAGCAGTTACGA cgatgatgatgagtacGGCATTGTCGATGACGATCAGGAGGTGCAGGAAGCGTATGCGGAATTCTTACAACACAGCAATGCCCAAAACCGGCAGCAGCGACCAGCAGTGCGAAACCGGCCTGACGCATAA